In Scomber japonicus isolate fScoJap1 chromosome 21, fScoJap1.pri, whole genome shotgun sequence, one DNA window encodes the following:
- the eya1 gene encoding eyes absent homolog 1 isoform X9 has protein sequence MEMQDLASPHSRVSGSSESPNGPNLDNSHINNNSMTPNGTEAIGTSGFSPRQTHQFSPQIYPSKTYPHILPTPSSQNMAAYGQTQYTTGMQQAAAYASYPQPGQPYGIPAYDLGPLWAGIKTEGGLSQSQSPGQTGFLSYSSGFTTPQTGQAPYSYQMQGGTFTTTSGLYAGNNSLTNSTGFNSAQQEYPSYPSFGQGQYAQYYNSSPYTSPYMTSNNTSPSTPSTTTTYTLQEPPAAITSQALPENPAEYSTIHSPSTPIKDSDSDRLRRASDGKSRGRGRRNNNPSPPPDSDLERVFIWDLDETIIVFHSLLTGSYANRYGRDPPTSVSLGLRMEEMIFNLADTHLFFNDLEECDQVHIDDVSSDDNGQDLSTYNFSADGFHAAATSANLCLATGVRGGVDWMRKLAFRYRRVKEIYTTYKNNVGGLLGPAKREAWLQLRAEIEALTDSWLTLALKALTLIHSRSNCVNILVTTTQLIPALAKVLLYGLGIVFPIENIYSATKIGKESCFERVIQRFGRKVVYIVVGDGVEEEQGSKKHNMPFWRISSHSDLMALHHALDLEYL, from the exons ATGGAAATGCAGGATCTAGCCAGTCCTCACAGCCGTGTAAGTGGAAGCAGTGAATCTCCTAATGGTCCCAACCTCGACAACTCCCACATCAATAACAATTCCATGACACCCAATGGCACTGAAG CTATTGGAACCAGTGGCTTCAGCCCAAGACAAACTCACCAGTTCTCTCCACAGATTTACCCTTCCAA AACATATCCACATATTCTTCCTACCCCTTCATCCCAAAATATGGCTGCGTATGGGCAGACACAGTACACCACAGGAATGCAGCAGGCCGCAGCTTATGCTAGCTACCCCCAGCCTGGCCAGCCCTATGGCATTCCAGCCTA TGATTTAGGTCCATTGTGGGCAGGCATAAAGACAGAGGGGGGTCTGAGCCAGTCTCAATCCCCAGGACAGACGGGCTTCCTAAGCTACAGCTCTGGCTTCACCACGCCGCAGACAGGACAGGCTCCCTACAGCTACCAGATGCAGG GTGGTACTTTCACAACAACGTCAGGATTGTATGCAGGAAACAATTCCCTGACGAACTCAACTGGCTTCAATAGCGCACAACAG gagTACCCCAGTTATCCATCCTTTGGACAGGGCCAGTATGCTCAGTATTACAACAGCTCACCCTATACTTCACCCTACATGACAAGTAACAACACCAGCCCCAGCAcaccctccaccaccaccacctatACCCTCCAGGAGCCACCTGCTGCCATCACCAGCCAGGCCCTCCCAGAAAATCCTGCAG AGTACAGTACCATCCACAGTCCATCAACCCCCATtaaagattcagattcagatcgATTGCGCCGGGCCTCAGATGGAAAGTCACGTGGCCGGGGAAGAAGGAACAACAACCCATCACCGCCGCCCGACTCCGACCTTGAG CGAGTTTTCATCTGGGACCTGGATGAAACAATCATCGTTTTCCATTCCTTGCTTACGGGTTCTTATGCCAACAGATATGGACGG gACCCTCCAACATCTGTTTCATTAGGCCTGAGGATGGAAGAAATGATCTTCAACTTGGCCGACACACACCTATTCTTTAACGACTTAGAG GAATGTGACCAGGTACATATCGACGACGTGTCCTCAGATGACAACGGCCAGGATCTAAG TACGTATAACTTCAGCGCTGACGGTTTCCACGCAGCAGCAACCAGTGCCAACCTATGTCTGGCCACAGGTGTGAGGGGAGGAGTGGACTGGATGAGAAAGTTGGCCTTCCGCTACAGACGAGTAAAAGAAATCTACACCACCTACAAAAATAACGTCGGAG GTCTGCTGGGCCCAGCCAAAAGGGAAGCCTGGTTGCAATTGCGAGCAGAAATTGAAGCCTTGACGGACTCCTGGTTAACACTGGCACTGAAAGCACTAACATTAATCCACTCAAG GTCAAACTGTGTGAATATCCTGGTGACCACCACGCAGCTCATCCCTGCCCTGGCTAAGGTCCTGCTCTACGGCCTGGGAATAGTCTTTCCTATCGAGAATATTTATAGTGCAACCAAAATAG GAAAGGAGAGCTGCTTTGAGAGAGTAATTCAAAGGTTCGGGAGGAAAGTTGTTTACATTGTTGTTGGCGATGGTGTGGAAGAGGAGCAAGGCTCAAAAAAG
- the eya1 gene encoding eyes absent homolog 1 isoform X4, producing the protein MEMQDLASPHSRVSGSSESPNGPNLDNSHINNNSMTPNGTEVKTEPMSSSEIATSVADTSLDSFSGSAIGTSGFSPRQTHQFSPQIYPSKTYPHILPTPSSQNMAAYGQTQYTTGMQQAAAYASYPQPGQPYGIPAYGIKTEGGLSQSQSPGQTGFLSYSSGFTTPQTGQAPYSYQMQGGTFTTTSGLYAGNNSLTNSTGFNSAQQEYPSYPSFGQGQYAQYYNSSPYTSPYMTSNNTSPSTPSTTTTYTLQEPPAAITSQALPENPAAEYSTIHSPSTPIKDSDSDRLRRASDGKSRGRGRRNNNPSPPPDSDLERVFIWDLDETIIVFHSLLTGSYANRYGRDPPTSVSLGLRMEEMIFNLADTHLFFNDLEECDQVHIDDVSSDDNGQDLSTYNFSADGFHAAATSANLCLATGVRGGVDWMRKLAFRYRRVKEIYTTYKNNVGGLLGPAKREAWLQLRAEIEALTDSWLTLALKALTLIHSRSNCVNILVTTTQLIPALAKVLLYGLGIVFPIENIYSATKIGKESCFERVIQRFGRKVVYIVVGDGVEEEQGSKKHNMPFWRISSHSDLMALHHALDLEYL; encoded by the exons ATGGAAATGCAGGATCTAGCCAGTCCTCACAGCCGTGTAAGTGGAAGCAGTGAATCTCCTAATGGTCCCAACCTCGACAACTCCCACATCAATAACAATTCCATGACACCCAATGGCACTGAAG TTAAAACCGAGCCAATGAGCAGCAGCGAAATCGCCACCTCGGTAGCAGACACCTCTCTAGACAGCTTCTCAGGATCAG CTATTGGAACCAGTGGCTTCAGCCCAAGACAAACTCACCAGTTCTCTCCACAGATTTACCCTTCCAA AACATATCCACATATTCTTCCTACCCCTTCATCCCAAAATATGGCTGCGTATGGGCAGACACAGTACACCACAGGAATGCAGCAGGCCGCAGCTTATGCTAGCTACCCCCAGCCTGGCCAGCCCTATGGCATTCCAGCCTATG GCATAAAGACAGAGGGGGGTCTGAGCCAGTCTCAATCCCCAGGACAGACGGGCTTCCTAAGCTACAGCTCTGGCTTCACCACGCCGCAGACAGGACAGGCTCCCTACAGCTACCAGATGCAGG GTGGTACTTTCACAACAACGTCAGGATTGTATGCAGGAAACAATTCCCTGACGAACTCAACTGGCTTCAATAGCGCACAACAG gagTACCCCAGTTATCCATCCTTTGGACAGGGCCAGTATGCTCAGTATTACAACAGCTCACCCTATACTTCACCCTACATGACAAGTAACAACACCAGCCCCAGCAcaccctccaccaccaccacctatACCCTCCAGGAGCCACCTGCTGCCATCACCAGCCAGGCCCTCCCAGAAAATCCTGCAG caGAGTACAGTACCATCCACAGTCCATCAACCCCCATtaaagattcagattcagatcgATTGCGCCGGGCCTCAGATGGAAAGTCACGTGGCCGGGGAAGAAGGAACAACAACCCATCACCGCCGCCCGACTCCGACCTTGAG CGAGTTTTCATCTGGGACCTGGATGAAACAATCATCGTTTTCCATTCCTTGCTTACGGGTTCTTATGCCAACAGATATGGACGG gACCCTCCAACATCTGTTTCATTAGGCCTGAGGATGGAAGAAATGATCTTCAACTTGGCCGACACACACCTATTCTTTAACGACTTAGAG GAATGTGACCAGGTACATATCGACGACGTGTCCTCAGATGACAACGGCCAGGATCTAAG TACGTATAACTTCAGCGCTGACGGTTTCCACGCAGCAGCAACCAGTGCCAACCTATGTCTGGCCACAGGTGTGAGGGGAGGAGTGGACTGGATGAGAAAGTTGGCCTTCCGCTACAGACGAGTAAAAGAAATCTACACCACCTACAAAAATAACGTCGGAG GTCTGCTGGGCCCAGCCAAAAGGGAAGCCTGGTTGCAATTGCGAGCAGAAATTGAAGCCTTGACGGACTCCTGGTTAACACTGGCACTGAAAGCACTAACATTAATCCACTCAAG GTCAAACTGTGTGAATATCCTGGTGACCACCACGCAGCTCATCCCTGCCCTGGCTAAGGTCCTGCTCTACGGCCTGGGAATAGTCTTTCCTATCGAGAATATTTATAGTGCAACCAAAATAG GAAAGGAGAGCTGCTTTGAGAGAGTAATTCAAAGGTTCGGGAGGAAAGTTGTTTACATTGTTGTTGGCGATGGTGTGGAAGAGGAGCAAGGCTCAAAAAAG
- the eya1 gene encoding eyes absent homolog 1 isoform X5 has protein sequence MEMQDLASPHSRVSGSSESPNGPNLDNSHINNNSMTPNGTEVKTEPMSSSEIATSVADTSLDSFSGSAIGTSGFSPRQTHQFSPQIYPSKTYPHILPTPSSQNMAAYGQTQYTTGMQQAAAYASYPQPGQPYGIPAYGIKTEGGLSQSQSPGQTGFLSYSSGFTTPQTGQAPYSYQMQGGTFTTTSGLYAGNNSLTNSTGFNSAQQEYPSYPSFGQGQYAQYYNSSPYTSPYMTSNNTSPSTPSTTTTYTLQEPPAAITSQALPENPAEYSTIHSPSTPIKDSDSDRLRRASDGKSRGRGRRNNNPSPPPDSDLERVFIWDLDETIIVFHSLLTGSYANRYGRDPPTSVSLGLRMEEMIFNLADTHLFFNDLEECDQVHIDDVSSDDNGQDLSTYNFSADGFHAAATSANLCLATGVRGGVDWMRKLAFRYRRVKEIYTTYKNNVGGLLGPAKREAWLQLRAEIEALTDSWLTLALKALTLIHSRSNCVNILVTTTQLIPALAKVLLYGLGIVFPIENIYSATKIGKESCFERVIQRFGRKVVYIVVGDGVEEEQGSKKHNMPFWRISSHSDLMALHHALDLEYL, from the exons ATGGAAATGCAGGATCTAGCCAGTCCTCACAGCCGTGTAAGTGGAAGCAGTGAATCTCCTAATGGTCCCAACCTCGACAACTCCCACATCAATAACAATTCCATGACACCCAATGGCACTGAAG TTAAAACCGAGCCAATGAGCAGCAGCGAAATCGCCACCTCGGTAGCAGACACCTCTCTAGACAGCTTCTCAGGATCAG CTATTGGAACCAGTGGCTTCAGCCCAAGACAAACTCACCAGTTCTCTCCACAGATTTACCCTTCCAA AACATATCCACATATTCTTCCTACCCCTTCATCCCAAAATATGGCTGCGTATGGGCAGACACAGTACACCACAGGAATGCAGCAGGCCGCAGCTTATGCTAGCTACCCCCAGCCTGGCCAGCCCTATGGCATTCCAGCCTATG GCATAAAGACAGAGGGGGGTCTGAGCCAGTCTCAATCCCCAGGACAGACGGGCTTCCTAAGCTACAGCTCTGGCTTCACCACGCCGCAGACAGGACAGGCTCCCTACAGCTACCAGATGCAGG GTGGTACTTTCACAACAACGTCAGGATTGTATGCAGGAAACAATTCCCTGACGAACTCAACTGGCTTCAATAGCGCACAACAG gagTACCCCAGTTATCCATCCTTTGGACAGGGCCAGTATGCTCAGTATTACAACAGCTCACCCTATACTTCACCCTACATGACAAGTAACAACACCAGCCCCAGCAcaccctccaccaccaccacctatACCCTCCAGGAGCCACCTGCTGCCATCACCAGCCAGGCCCTCCCAGAAAATCCTGCAG AGTACAGTACCATCCACAGTCCATCAACCCCCATtaaagattcagattcagatcgATTGCGCCGGGCCTCAGATGGAAAGTCACGTGGCCGGGGAAGAAGGAACAACAACCCATCACCGCCGCCCGACTCCGACCTTGAG CGAGTTTTCATCTGGGACCTGGATGAAACAATCATCGTTTTCCATTCCTTGCTTACGGGTTCTTATGCCAACAGATATGGACGG gACCCTCCAACATCTGTTTCATTAGGCCTGAGGATGGAAGAAATGATCTTCAACTTGGCCGACACACACCTATTCTTTAACGACTTAGAG GAATGTGACCAGGTACATATCGACGACGTGTCCTCAGATGACAACGGCCAGGATCTAAG TACGTATAACTTCAGCGCTGACGGTTTCCACGCAGCAGCAACCAGTGCCAACCTATGTCTGGCCACAGGTGTGAGGGGAGGAGTGGACTGGATGAGAAAGTTGGCCTTCCGCTACAGACGAGTAAAAGAAATCTACACCACCTACAAAAATAACGTCGGAG GTCTGCTGGGCCCAGCCAAAAGGGAAGCCTGGTTGCAATTGCGAGCAGAAATTGAAGCCTTGACGGACTCCTGGTTAACACTGGCACTGAAAGCACTAACATTAATCCACTCAAG GTCAAACTGTGTGAATATCCTGGTGACCACCACGCAGCTCATCCCTGCCCTGGCTAAGGTCCTGCTCTACGGCCTGGGAATAGTCTTTCCTATCGAGAATATTTATAGTGCAACCAAAATAG GAAAGGAGAGCTGCTTTGAGAGAGTAATTCAAAGGTTCGGGAGGAAAGTTGTTTACATTGTTGTTGGCGATGGTGTGGAAGAGGAGCAAGGCTCAAAAAAG